The following are encoded together in the Triticum dicoccoides isolate Atlit2015 ecotype Zavitan chromosome 6B, WEW_v2.0, whole genome shotgun sequence genome:
- the LOC119320082 gene encoding uncharacterized protein LOC119320082: MDDSAPQDPATDANPPEAGPATHVDPSSPHATPPSPAADPPSPARDTVNPPSSSKGGDDVIITGTGHTSPGNPVVLAKHTAKEEFVAMGKGKEKTDLSSYVNFTAEELHSSFLHRLYTRDYEAGLVNMMKERYEANINNKDSKIADLQENIKSQQSETSKAKDELKNALTAMEQLKEGFKNERASWETEKTALLKWAEDAESALKPVKEELTGLKRQVNAMTSAIL; encoded by the exons ATGGATGACTCTGCCCCACAAGATCCAGCCACTGATGCTAATCCGCCGGAAGCTGGCCCGGCAACGCATGTTGATCCATCAAGCCCGCATGCTACGCCTCCAAGCCCAgctgctgatccgccgagcccagcCAGGGATACCGTCAATCCGCCAAGTTCgtcaaaaggtggcgatgatgtTATTATCACTGGTACAGGTCACACCAGCCCTGGCAATCCGGTTGTCCTGGCAAAGCAtaccgccaaggaagaatttgttgctatgggcaaggggaaagagaAGACAGATTTATCCAGCTATGTCAACTTTACTGCCGAAGAACTTCATTCCAGCTTCTTACATCGCCTCTACACCCGAGATTATGAGGCCGGCTTGGTGAACATGATgaaagagcgctatgag GCCAATATAAACAACAAAGACTCCaaaattgccgatcttcaagagaatatcaagtcccagcaatcagagacttccaaggccaaggatgagttgAAAAacgctttaacagccatggaacaacttaaggaaggGTTCAAGAATGAACGTGCTAGCTGGGAAACTGAAAAGACTGCGTTATTGAAGTGGGCTGAAGACGCTgagtcagctcttaaaccggtgaaggaagagctaactgggttgaagcgccaagtaaacgccatgacctctgcaatatt GTag